One window from the genome of Microtus ochrogaster isolate Prairie Vole_2 unplaced genomic scaffold, MicOch1.0 UNK49, whole genome shotgun sequence encodes:
- the Scamp5 gene encoding secretory carrier-associated membrane protein 5 isoform X1, which yields MAEKVNNFPPLPKFIPLKPCFYQDFEADIPPQHLSLTKRLYYLWMLNSVTLAVNLVGCLAWLIGGGGATNFGLAFLWLILFTPCSYVCWFRPIYKAFKTDSSFSFMAFFFTFMAQLVISIIQAVGIPGWGVCGWIATISFFGTNIGSAVVMLIPTVMFTVVAVFSFIALSMVHKFYRGSGGSFSKAQEEWTTGAWKNPHVQQAAQNAAMGAAQGAMNQPQTQYSATPNYTYSNEM from the exons ATGGCAG AGAAAGTGAACAACTTCCCACCGCTGCCCAAATTCATCCCGCTGAAGCCATGTTTCTACCAGGACTTCGAAGCAGACATTCCTCCTCAGCATCTCAGCTTGACCAAGCGCCTCTACTACCTCTGGATGT TGAACAGCGTCACGCTGGCCGTGAACCTGGTGGGCTGTCTCGCGTGGCTGATCGGAGGCGGGGGAGCCACCAACTTTGGCCTCGCCTTTCTCTGGCTCATCCTCTTCACACCTTGCTCCTACGTCTGCTGGTTTCGGCCCATTTACAAGGCCTTCAA GACAGACAGCTCCTTCAGCTTCATGGCCTTCTTCTTCACCTTCATGGCCCAGTTGGTCATTAGCATCATCCAGGCTGTGGGAATTCCAGGCTGGGGTGTCTG CGGCTGGATCGCCACCATCTCCTTCTTCGGTACGAACATTGGCTCAGCGGTGGTGATGCTCATTCCCACGGTCATGTTTACAGTTGTGGCTGTCTTTTCCTTCATCGCCCTTAGCATG GTTCATAAGTTCTACCGGGGCAGCGGGGGCAGTTTCAGCAAAGCTCAGGAGGAATGGACCACTGGTGCATGGAAGAACCCACATGTGCAACAGGCAGCCCAGAATGCAGCCATGGGGGCTGCACAGGGTGCCATGAATCAACCGCAGACTCAATATTCTGCCACCCCCAACTACACATACTCTAATGAGATGTGA
- the Scamp5 gene encoding secretory carrier-associated membrane protein 5 isoform X2, translating into MFLPGLRSRHSSSASQLDQAPLLPLDVTDSSFSFMAFFFTFMAQLVISIIQAVGIPGWGVCGWIATISFFGTNIGSAVVMLIPTVMFTVVAVFSFIALSMVHKFYRGSGGSFSKAQEEWTTGAWKNPHVQQAAQNAAMGAAQGAMNQPQTQYSATPNYTYSNEM; encoded by the exons ATGTTTCTACCAGGACTTCGAAGCAGACATTCCTCCTCAGCATCTCAGCTTGACCAAGCGCCTCTACTACCTCTGGATGT GACAGACAGCTCCTTCAGCTTCATGGCCTTCTTCTTCACCTTCATGGCCCAGTTGGTCATTAGCATCATCCAGGCTGTGGGAATTCCAGGCTGGGGTGTCTG CGGCTGGATCGCCACCATCTCCTTCTTCGGTACGAACATTGGCTCAGCGGTGGTGATGCTCATTCCCACGGTCATGTTTACAGTTGTGGCTGTCTTTTCCTTCATCGCCCTTAGCATG GTTCATAAGTTCTACCGGGGCAGCGGGGGCAGTTTCAGCAAAGCTCAGGAGGAATGGACCACTGGTGCATGGAAGAACCCACATGTGCAACAGGCAGCCCAGAATGCAGCCATGGGGGCTGCACAGGGTGCCATGAATCAACCGCAGACTCAATATTCTGCCACCCCCAACTACACATACTCTAATGAGATGTGA